In one Desulfobulbaceae bacterium DB1 genomic region, the following are encoded:
- a CDS encoding 6-phosphofructokinase, whose product MQDKLVIAMAGLPARGKSTMALKIARTLELDDVNVRIFNNGELRRKLSREDTSSPEFFSPKNPKGIQLREKCARMNLDLARSYLDNRGRVAIIDASNVTRSRRKMIEDTFPGLPIFFIECVNVDEEANEASLEHKASLKEFKHLTQAEAFDSFYKRVAHYESIYEPLHAERNIILVDSFEGWILQEKIFDVVPYYDRIRDIITTRIIRNLFLVRHGETSFNLEDRIGGDSGLTQKGLDQARALAEHFAGVSIPIIFTSNHKRTLQTAAPIAAKQKNCSVIALTEFNEIHAGICEGMTYQEIRQQMPFVANARNRNKYNYVYPEGEGYLTMEKRVHRGLKKVFYLNSYNDNIMIVGHRAVNRMILSDFVFRPKEEVPYIYMPQNRYYHLQIDPYKKQFELKPYAASSDKHFESGKID is encoded by the coding sequence ATGCAGGATAAACTTGTAATCGCCATGGCAGGACTGCCCGCCCGGGGAAAATCGACCATGGCTCTGAAAATTGCCCGCACGCTGGAACTTGACGACGTCAATGTGCGTATTTTCAATAATGGCGAACTGCGCCGGAAGCTGTCCAGGGAGGATACCTCGTCACCGGAGTTCTTTTCCCCGAAAAATCCCAAGGGGATCCAGCTGCGGGAGAAATGTGCCCGCATGAATCTTGACCTTGCCCGCAGCTATCTTGACAACCGCGGCAGGGTGGCGATTATCGATGCCAGCAATGTCACCAGAAGCCGGCGCAAGATGATTGAGGATACCTTTCCCGGCCTCCCCATTTTTTTTATCGAATGCGTTAATGTGGATGAAGAAGCCAATGAGGCGAGTCTGGAACACAAGGCGTCGTTAAAGGAATTCAAACACCTGACTCAGGCAGAGGCCTTTGACAGCTTTTATAAACGTGTCGCCCACTATGAGTCAATCTATGAACCACTGCACGCCGAGCGCAACATAATTCTGGTCGATTCCTTTGAGGGGTGGATTCTGCAGGAGAAGATATTCGATGTGGTGCCCTATTATGACCGCATTCGCGATATCATCACCACCCGGATTATCCGCAATCTTTTTCTTGTCCGCCACGGAGAAACTTCTTTTAATCTCGAAGACCGCATCGGCGGCGATTCAGGACTCACCCAAAAGGGTCTTGACCAGGCCAGGGCACTGGCCGAACATTTTGCCGGCGTCTCCATTCCTATCATCTTCACCAGCAATCATAAACGTACTTTACAGACCGCCGCGCCCATCGCCGCAAAACAGAAAAATTGCTCGGTTATCGCCCTGACCGAATTCAACGAGATCCACGCCGGTATCTGCGAAGGAATGACCTACCAGGAAATCCGTCAACAGATGCCCTTTGTGGCCAACGCCCGCAACCGGAACAAATACAATTATGTCTACCCGGAAGGGGAAGGGTATCTGACCATGGAAAAAAGGGTGCATCGTGGTTTGAAAAAGGTCTTTTATCTCAACAGCTACAATGACAATATCATGATTGTCGGACACCGGGCGGTAAACCGGATGATTCTCTCGGATTTCGTCTTCCGGCCGAAAGAAGAAGTACCCTACATCTATATGCCGCAGAACCGTTACTACCACCTGCAGATCGATCCTTACAAGAAACAGTTTGAATTGAAACCCTATGCCGCTTCATCCGACAAACATTTTGAATCAGGGAAAATTGACTGA
- a CDS encoding sulfur reduction protein DsrE — protein sequence MTNNVVITLACGTDNPNRAARAIHLATIAHKEGKNVTLFLLDDAVYLAKEGLLEHVKAATGDSADDLMTYLQGHNVPVLACTPCCKSRKISEADLIEGARMGTAVELIHLACDAAVISL from the coding sequence ATGACAAATAATGTAGTGATTACCCTGGCATGCGGTACCGACAACCCGAATCGGGCGGCACGAGCGATCCATCTGGCCACCATTGCCCACAAGGAAGGAAAAAACGTCACGCTTTTCCTGCTCGATGACGCGGTTTATCTGGCCAAGGAGGGCCTTCTGGAGCACGTCAAGGCGGCAACAGGCGACTCCGCCGACGACCTCATGACCTATCTCCAGGGTCACAACGTCCCGGTTCTGGCCTGCACCCCCTGTTGCAAGTCGCGCAAAATAAGCGAAGCGGACCTCATCGAAGGAGCAAGGATGGGGACTGCGGTGGAACTCATCCATCTTGCCTGCGACGCGGCGGTCATCAGTCTGTAA
- a CDS encoding glutamate--cysteine ligase yields MVAPSPLHLFEGFGVELEYMIVSNGNLDVLAAADRLLAAVSGEVQNEVELGDIAWSNELALHVVEFKTNGPVASLDRVAPRFQENIGRANELLAEMGARLMPTAMHPWMDPLRETKLWPHGSKVIYEAYNRIFGCQGHGWSNVQSTHLNLAFHGDDEFGRLHAAIRLLLPILPALAASSPLVEGRPSGLLDTRLEYYRFNQKRVPSISGAIIPEPAYTRKDYEEMILQKNYRDIAPYDPQGILQDEWLNSRGAIARFERSAIEIRVLDIQECPAADLAVVSAIVSVLRALVGERWRSFAEQASFAVAPLAELFVAAVRQSDQTVIADPAYLGFFGVREKKITAGELWRALIEQTVGPEIPYRGQIDGLLKKGPLARRILRAVGADSSRERLRDVYGRLCSCLASGEMFSP; encoded by the coding sequence ATGGTAGCACCTTCACCCTTGCATCTTTTCGAGGGGTTTGGCGTCGAGCTTGAGTATATGATCGTCAGCAACGGCAACCTTGACGTGCTGGCCGCCGCCGACCGGCTGCTTGCGGCTGTTTCCGGCGAGGTGCAAAACGAGGTCGAGCTGGGCGACATCGCCTGGTCCAATGAACTGGCCCTGCATGTGGTGGAATTCAAGACCAACGGGCCGGTTGCCTCTTTGGACCGGGTTGCCCCCCGTTTCCAGGAAAACATCGGCAGGGCGAACGAGTTGCTTGCCGAGATGGGGGCCAGACTTATGCCCACCGCCATGCACCCCTGGATGGATCCGCTCAGGGAAACAAAGTTGTGGCCGCACGGCAGCAAGGTGATTTATGAGGCGTACAACCGCATTTTCGGCTGCCAGGGTCATGGCTGGTCCAACGTCCAGTCCACCCATCTCAATCTGGCCTTTCACGGCGACGATGAGTTCGGCCGGCTGCACGCCGCCATCCGGTTGCTGCTGCCCATTCTTCCGGCGCTGGCGGCGAGTTCCCCATTGGTCGAGGGACGACCGAGCGGTCTGCTTGACACCCGTTTGGAATATTACCGATTCAACCAGAAACGGGTTCCTTCCATCAGCGGCGCAATCATCCCGGAGCCTGCCTACACCAGAAAAGATTATGAGGAAATGATATTACAAAAGAATTATCGGGATATCGCTCCCTATGATCCGCAAGGGATCCTGCAGGATGAGTGGCTGAATTCCCGGGGGGCCATTGCCCGTTTCGAGCGTTCGGCCATTGAGATCAGGGTGCTTGACATCCAGGAATGTCCGGCTGCCGACCTGGCAGTGGTCTCCGCCATCGTCAGCGTGCTGCGGGCGCTGGTGGGCGAGCGCTGGCGCTCCTTTGCCGAACAGGCCTCGTTTGCGGTGGCGCCGTTGGCCGAGCTCTTTGTTGCCGCCGTCCGCCAGTCTGATCAGACCGTTATAGCCGATCCGGCCTATCTCGGATTTTTCGGGGTCAGGGAAAAAAAGATTACTGCCGGCGAGCTGTGGCGGGCCCTGATCGAGCAAACTGTTGGTCCGGAGATTCCGTACCGTGGGCAAATTGATGGTCTTTTGAAGAAGGGGCCGCTCGCCCGGCGCATCCTCAGGGCGGTGGGAGCGGATTCATCCCGGGAAAGGCTGCGTGATGTGTACGGCAGGCTCTGCTCCTGCCTTGCTTCCGGAGAGATGTTTTCGCCCTGA
- a CDS encoding glutathione synthase — protein sequence MQTLVVVNDPKDWPLEIEGIELVAARTYLTDPSYAKLRKAMVFNLCRYYRYQSTGYYVSLLASARGHKPLPDITTIQDLKSQTIIRIASDELDEHIQKSLSHIRSREFVLSIYFGHNVAKQHDKLSQHLFHQFQSPFLRAYFVHNEKHQKWFLQNINPIPAGEIPPEHRPFVVEVARDYFMGRRRIVKRRSHSRYDLAILHNPHDPEPPSDNRALHHFANAADSLGINTEMIIRDDYGRLPEFDALFIRETTSVNHHTYRFARRAAAKKLVVIDDPESILKCTNKVFLAEILERNRVLTPKTVIVHKDNAAEVAGQLGFPCILKQPDSSFSQGVMKVESSDELRHQVTKLLDKSDLVIAQEFLPTEYDWRVGIFDRQPLYVCKYFMAKKHWQIIKRDADGMKTDDGNYSTLPVEHAPDQLIRTALKAANLIGDGLYGVDIKQIGKKFYVIEINDNPNIDAGVEDSVLKEELYLRVMRVFLRRIEHKNEWGQSW from the coding sequence ATGCAGACTTTAGTCGTCGTTAATGATCCCAAGGACTGGCCGCTGGAAATCGAAGGAATCGAACTGGTCGCGGCGCGCACGTATCTAACCGATCCCTCCTATGCCAAGCTGCGCAAGGCAATGGTCTTTAATCTCTGTCGTTATTACCGTTACCAGAGCACCGGTTACTACGTGTCGCTGCTGGCGTCGGCCCGGGGCCATAAACCACTGCCCGATATCACCACCATCCAGGATTTGAAAAGCCAGACCATTATCCGCATCGCCTCGGACGAGCTGGATGAACACATCCAGAAAAGTTTATCCCATATCCGTTCACGAGAATTCGTGCTCAGTATCTATTTCGGTCATAATGTCGCCAAGCAGCATGACAAGTTGAGCCAGCATCTGTTTCATCAGTTTCAGTCGCCTTTTCTGCGGGCGTATTTCGTGCATAATGAAAAACATCAGAAATGGTTTCTGCAGAACATCAATCCCATTCCGGCCGGTGAAATCCCGCCGGAGCACCGCCCCTTTGTTGTCGAAGTGGCGCGGGACTATTTCATGGGGCGTCGGCGCATCGTCAAGCGACGCAGCCATTCCCGTTATGATCTGGCCATTCTCCACAACCCTCATGATCCTGAGCCGCCTTCCGATAACCGGGCCCTGCACCATTTTGCCAATGCGGCGGATTCGCTCGGCATCAATACGGAGATGATCATCAGGGATGATTACGGTCGGCTGCCGGAATTTGATGCCCTGTTTATCCGGGAAACCACCAGCGTTAACCATCACACTTACCGTTTCGCCCGCCGGGCGGCGGCCAAGAAGCTTGTGGTGATTGATGATCCGGAATCGATTCTGAAGTGTACCAACAAAGTCTTTCTGGCGGAGATCCTGGAAAGGAACAGGGTGTTGACGCCGAAAACCGTTATTGTCCACAAGGACAATGCCGCGGAGGTGGCTGGCCAGCTCGGCTTTCCCTGTATCCTGAAGCAGCCGGATTCCTCTTTTTCCCAAGGGGTGATGAAGGTGGAATCATCCGACGAGCTGCGGCACCAGGTAACAAAACTGCTGGATAAATCCGATTTGGTCATTGCCCAGGAATTTCTACCCACCGAATATGACTGGAGGGTGGGAATATTTGACCGCCAGCCCCTTTATGTCTGTAAATATTTCATGGCCAAGAAGCACTGGCAGATCATCAAGCGGGACGCGGACGGCATGAAGACCGACGATGGCAATTATTCCACCCTGCCCGTTGAGCATGCGCCGGATCAGTTGATCCGTACCGCTTTGAAGGCGGCCAATCTGATCGGTGACGGTCTTTACGGCGTTGATATCAAGCAGATCGGTAAGAAGTTTTATGTCATCGAAATTAATGATAATCCAAATATCGACGCAGGCGTTGAGGATTCTGTTTTAAAAGAAGAACTGTATTTGCGCGTCATGCGCGTTTTTCTGCGGCGCATTGAGCATAAAAATGAATGGGGGCAGTCATGGTAG
- a CDS encoding metal-dependent hydrolase → MRKIFFMLLGMVLFYAAAIAAPVEFEEDIIPTSAGDLKITFIGHGSLMLTIADTNIHIDPWSKTADYTLLPKGDIILITHEHRDHLDPLALEAIRKEDSTIILTEKCRRQLGSGKILKNGEKETVRKILIEAVPAYNLLHKRDTGELFHPKGEGNGYILTIGDKRLYIAGDTENIPEMKKLSAIDCAFLPMNLPYTMTPAMVADAAKAFKPMILYPYHYGDTDPAQLVDLLQKHKEIEVRIRRMQ, encoded by the coding sequence ATGCGAAAAATCTTTTTTATGCTGCTGGGCATGGTTCTTTTTTATGCCGCGGCAATCGCCGCACCGGTTGAATTCGAGGAAGACATCATTCCCACATCTGCCGGGGATCTGAAAATAACCTTTATCGGCCACGGCTCCCTGATGCTGACCATCGCGGACACAAACATTCACATTGACCCCTGGAGCAAAACAGCCGACTATACCCTGCTCCCCAAAGGGGATATCATTCTCATCACCCATGAACATCGCGACCATCTCGACCCCCTGGCCCTGGAGGCCATTCGCAAGGAAGATTCGACCATCATCCTGACGGAGAAATGCCGCCGACAGCTCGGCTCCGGCAAAATCCTGAAAAATGGGGAAAAAGAAACCGTCCGGAAAATCCTGATCGAAGCGGTGCCGGCCTATAATCTTCTCCACAAACGAGACACCGGCGAGCTTTTTCACCCCAAGGGCGAGGGGAACGGTTACATCCTCACCATCGGCGACAAACGCCTTTATATTGCGGGCGATACGGAAAACATTCCGGAGATGAAGAAACTCTCCGCCATTGACTGCGCATTTCTGCCAATGAATCTGCCCTACACCATGACTCCGGCGATGGTGGCCGATGCGGCCAAGGCATTCAAACCCATGATTCTTTACCCCTATCATTATGGAGACACGGACCCGGCACAACTTGTCGATCTGTTGCAGAAGCACAAGGAAATCGAGGTCCGCATCCGCCGGATGCAATAG
- a CDS encoding alkylhydroperoxidase yields the protein MSDQKRPKHHTNLSKHFPEIFSALDNLGTTVRGAGPLDRKTSELIQLGAAAAVQSEGSVHSHTRRALEAGADRKEIQHTLLLLISTIGFPRVAAAMSWAEDVLEKP from the coding sequence ATGTCCGACCAGAAACGCCCAAAGCACCACACCAACCTGTCCAAACATTTCCCTGAAATATTTTCCGCCCTCGACAACCTGGGAACAACGGTACGGGGCGCAGGCCCTCTTGATCGAAAAACATCGGAATTGATCCAGCTTGGCGCGGCCGCGGCGGTGCAGTCCGAGGGTTCGGTGCACTCCCACACCCGGCGGGCGCTTGAGGCGGGCGCCGACAGGAAGGAAATTCAGCACACCCTGCTTCTGCTTATTTCCACCATCGGCTTTCCCCGTGTTGCCGCGGCAATGTCTTGGGCCGAGGATGTTCTGGAGAAACCATAA
- a CDS encoding alcohol dehydrogenase has protein sequence MQAMVLKKIGLLRENEERLALENLAVPQPAENELLIRVSACGVCHTELDEIEGRTPPPRLPVVLGHQVIGRIHTVGAKVTFFQPGDRVGVGWIFSACGSCRFCRTGNENLCPDFKATGRDFHGGYAEYMTAPESSCFAIPDIFSDIEAAPLLCAGAIGFRSLRLTGLTNGMTLGLCGFGASAHLVLHLARHLFPASRIFVFARSVNEQKFALALGATWAGDIGDKPPLEIDRIIDTTPAWKPVITSLAALSPGGRLVINAIRKEEADKNVLLQLDYPAHLWQEKEIKSVANVSRTDIRQFLELAAAIPIRPEVRKFALRDANIALAELKARNIRGAKVLFMHPG, from the coding sequence ATGCAGGCAATGGTGTTGAAAAAAATCGGACTCCTCCGGGAGAACGAAGAACGACTTGCCCTGGAAAACCTTGCTGTTCCGCAGCCGGCTGAAAACGAACTTCTCATCCGGGTTTCCGCCTGCGGCGTCTGCCACACAGAGCTGGATGAAATCGAGGGGCGAACACCGCCGCCCCGATTGCCGGTTGTCCTTGGCCATCAGGTCATCGGCAGGATTCACACTGTCGGCGCAAAGGTGACGTTCTTTCAACCGGGCGACCGGGTAGGGGTGGGCTGGATCTTTTCCGCCTGCGGCAGTTGCCGATTCTGCCGGACGGGCAATGAAAATCTCTGCCCGGATTTCAAGGCGACCGGCAGGGATTTTCACGGCGGTTATGCCGAATACATGACCGCGCCGGAAAGCTCCTGCTTCGCCATTCCGGACATCTTCAGCGACATCGAGGCCGCGCCCCTGCTTTGTGCCGGGGCGATAGGCTTCCGCTCCCTGCGTCTTACCGGCTTGACAAACGGCATGACACTGGGCCTCTGCGGATTCGGGGCCTCGGCTCATCTCGTCCTTCATCTGGCACGCCACCTCTTTCCCGCTTCACGGATCTTTGTTTTTGCCCGAAGCGTGAATGAACAAAAATTCGCCTTGGCTCTCGGGGCAACATGGGCCGGAGACATCGGCGACAAACCCCCACTGGAAATCGACCGCATCATAGACACCACTCCGGCCTGGAAACCGGTGATTACCTCGCTTGCCGCTCTCTCCCCAGGCGGCCGCCTGGTGATAAACGCCATCCGCAAGGAAGAAGCCGACAAAAACGTCCTGCTTCAACTTGACTATCCCGCCCATCTTTGGCAGGAAAAGGAAATCAAGAGCGTGGCCAATGTCAGCCGAACGGATATCCGGCAGTTTCTGGAGCTGGCCGCAGCCATTCCCATCAGGCCGGAGGTGCGGAAATTTGCCTTGCGGGATGCAAACATTGCCCTGGCCGAACTGAAGGCGCGAAATATTAGAGGAGCAAAGGTTCTTTTCATGCACCCCGGCTGA
- a CDS encoding NUDIX hydrolase — MNDPADELIAVVDEANREIGSATRREMRSNNLIHRATFIFVLNRSGELFVQKRTQNKDVYPGYFDVATGGVVGAGETYEESARRELEEELGIVGQPLDALFDFFWQDEGNRVWGRAFVCRYDGPVALQQEEVEWGEFMPLGQVNEMVKSMPFTPDGLYALDRFSLRR, encoded by the coding sequence ATGAATGATCCTGCCGATGAATTGATTGCCGTGGTTGACGAGGCCAATCGGGAAATCGGCAGCGCAACCAGGCGGGAGATGCGCAGTAACAACCTGATCCATCGGGCCACCTTTATTTTTGTCTTGAACCGCAGCGGCGAATTGTTTGTCCAGAAACGGACGCAAAACAAGGATGTTTATCCCGGATATTTCGACGTTGCAACGGGAGGCGTGGTCGGGGCAGGTGAAACTTATGAAGAATCGGCCCGGCGGGAACTTGAAGAGGAGCTTGGCATCGTCGGTCAGCCTCTTGATGCCCTCTTTGATTTCTTTTGGCAGGATGAAGGCAACAGGGTTTGGGGGCGGGCTTTTGTCTGTCGCTATGACGGGCCGGTGGCACTGCAACAGGAAGAAGTGGAGTGGGGAGAATTCATGCCTCTTGGACAAGTGAATGAGATGGTGAAAAGCATGCCGTTCACTCCGGATGGGCTCTATGCGCTGGATCGATTTTCGCTACGGCGCTGA
- a CDS encoding nucleotide pyrophosphohydrolase, giving the protein MKKMMEAVKLFRDERSWEQFHSPKNLSMALMVECAELVEHFQWLSQEESRNLPLEKRQAVEEEIGDVLIYLVNLAEKLGVDPLEAAWRKLAKNRIKYPADKAYGKSLKYDEYENE; this is encoded by the coding sequence ATGAAAAAAATGATGGAAGCGGTCAAGCTGTTCCGGGACGAAAGAAGCTGGGAGCAGTTTCACAGCCCGAAAAACCTGTCCATGGCGCTGATGGTGGAATGCGCGGAACTGGTTGAGCATTTTCAGTGGTTGAGCCAGGAGGAAAGCAGAAATCTTCCCTTGGAAAAACGTCAGGCCGTGGAAGAGGAAATAGGCGACGTGCTTATTTATCTGGTCAATCTTGCGGAAAAGCTCGGGGTTGATCCTCTGGAGGCCGCCTGGAGAAAACTGGCAAAGAACCGGATAAAATATCCCGCCGACAAGGCGTATGGAAAATCACTGAAATATGACGAATATGAAAATGAATGA
- a CDS encoding mechanosensitive ion channel protein, with the protein MEDILVQVQEVITFYGLNILAALIIYIIGRLTAKFLQGFAEKLMTKGKVDPTLIHFVGNLAYIGMLTFVILAALNQLGIQTTSFIAVLGAAGLAVGLALQGSLSNFAAGVLLILFHPFKKGDFIEAAGTAGTVEEIQIFTTMLATPDNKAIIVPNSKIIGDNIVNITSKPTRRVDFVFCVGYGDDIDKVKEVIEQVLVEDERIMQDQEIFIGVAALADSSVNFAVRVWVKSSDYWPVFFDTNERMKKRFDAEGVSIPFPQRNVHVYEAARVT; encoded by the coding sequence ATGGAAGATATTTTGGTACAGGTACAGGAAGTCATTACCTTTTATGGGTTAAATATCCTTGCCGCCTTAATTATTTATATCATTGGTCGGTTGACCGCCAAGTTTCTGCAGGGATTTGCCGAAAAACTGATGACCAAAGGCAAGGTGGATCCGACCTTGATCCATTTTGTCGGCAACCTTGCCTATATCGGCATGCTGACCTTTGTCATCCTGGCGGCTCTGAACCAGCTCGGCATTCAGACCACCTCCTTTATCGCCGTGCTTGGTGCCGCAGGCCTCGCCGTCGGCCTTGCCCTGCAGGGATCGCTTTCCAATTTTGCCGCCGGAGTTCTGCTTATTCTTTTCCATCCCTTTAAGAAAGGAGATTTCATCGAGGCTGCCGGAACCGCCGGGACAGTGGAAGAAATTCAGATTTTTACCACCATGCTCGCCACTCCGGACAATAAAGCCATCATCGTCCCCAATTCCAAGATCATCGGGGATAATATCGTCAATATCACCTCCAAACCCACCCGCCGGGTTGATTTCGTTTTTTGCGTCGGCTATGGTGACGATATTGACAAGGTGAAAGAGGTTATCGAGCAGGTTCTTGTCGAAGACGAGCGCATTATGCAGGATCAGGAAATTTTCATCGGCGTTGCCGCACTTGCGGACAGCAGTGTCAATTTTGCGGTTCGCGTCTGGGTGAAGTCATCTGATTACTGGCCGGTATTCTTTGACACCAATGAAAGGATGAAAAAAAGATTTGATGCGGAAGGTGTTTCCATCCCTTTCCCGCAACGGAATGTGCATGTCTATGAAGCGGCAAGGGTGACCTGA
- a CDS encoding leucyl/phenylalanyl-tRNA--protein transferase: MIFGLTDDLIFPPPYLAREDGLLAIGGDLSVERLLLAYSQGIFPWYGEEDPILWWAPDPRLILEPGSFHLSRRLARVIRQGIFSVSFDAAFEQVIDACSSPRPGKEQGTWLVPEMKEAYVLLHEKGYAHSVECWRDKELVGGLYGVSLGRIFFGESMFSRESNSSKVALAYLVKLLQGWQFDLIDCQMKTGHLISLGAREITGHEFYARLQQHVHLPAHQGFWSDFLLKFHP, translated from the coding sequence ATGATTTTCGGACTCACTGATGACCTCATCTTTCCGCCCCCCTATCTGGCCAGGGAAGACGGTCTGCTGGCCATCGGCGGCGACCTTTCGGTGGAGAGGCTGTTGCTTGCCTATTCCCAGGGGATTTTTCCCTGGTACGGTGAGGAAGATCCTATTCTCTGGTGGGCGCCGGATCCCCGGCTCATTCTTGAGCCGGGGTCGTTTCATCTGTCCAGACGACTGGCCCGGGTCATCAGGCAGGGCATATTTTCGGTGAGTTTCGATGCCGCGTTTGAACAGGTGATCGACGCCTGTTCTTCTCCCCGGCCCGGAAAGGAGCAGGGCACGTGGCTTGTTCCTGAAATGAAGGAGGCGTATGTCCTGCTCCATGAGAAAGGCTATGCCCATTCCGTGGAGTGCTGGCGGGACAAAGAGCTTGTCGGCGGACTGTACGGCGTGTCGCTCGGCAGGATTTTTTTCGGCGAATCCATGTTTTCCCGGGAGTCGAACAGTTCGAAAGTCGCCTTGGCGTATCTGGTCAAGCTGTTGCAGGGATGGCAGTTTGACCTGATCGACTGCCAGATGAAGACAGGTCATCTCATCAGCCTGGGAGCCAGGGAGATAACGGGACACGAATTCTACGCGCGTCTGCAGCAGCATGTCCATTTGCCCGCCCACCAAGGATTCTGGAGTGATTTTCTCTTAAAATTCCATCCTTGA
- a CDS encoding hydrogenase accessory protein HypB, producing MCDDCGCAAPGPKVVEVNQSLLAANDALAAKNRTHIEALGAVAINMISSPGSGKTTLLEKTIERLKGELRIGVIEGDIETERDADRIRAKGVPVVQLTTGGACHLDAALTHRGLHALEDQLVDKKLDLLFIENVGNLVCPATFDLGEHQRVVLVSVPEGPDKPAKYPKAFVSSQLFIISKTDLLPYFDFSPAAAAKEALQLNPRLAVMELSAATGEGLDGWLDYLRSLCR from the coding sequence ATGTGTGATGATTGCGGTTGTGCGGCCCCCGGCCCAAAGGTGGTGGAGGTCAACCAGAGCCTGCTTGCGGCCAACGACGCCCTGGCGGCAAAAAACAGAACGCATATCGAGGCGCTGGGCGCGGTGGCGATCAACATGATCAGCAGTCCTGGATCAGGCAAGACCACCCTGCTGGAAAAAACCATCGAAAGATTAAAAGGCGAGCTGCGCATCGGCGTCATCGAAGGGGACATTGAAACGGAACGGGACGCCGATCGCATCCGGGCCAAGGGGGTGCCGGTGGTGCAGCTGACCACCGGCGGGGCGTGCCATCTTGATGCCGCGTTGACCCACAGGGGGCTGCATGCCCTGGAAGACCAACTGGTCGACAAAAAGCTTGACCTGCTCTTTATTGAAAATGTCGGCAATCTTGTTTGCCCGGCCACCTTTGATTTGGGCGAGCATCAGCGGGTTGTGCTGGTTTCCGTGCCCGAGGGACCCGACAAACCGGCAAAGTACCCGAAGGCCTTTGTCAGTTCGCAGCTCTTTATCATCAGTAAAACCGATTTACTTCCTTATTTTGATTTTTCTCCGGCAGCCGCCGCAAAGGAGGCGCTGCAGCTCAATCCCCGTCTGGCCGTCATGGAGCTGTCCGCCGCTACCGGCGAGGGGCTTGACGGGTGGCTGGATTATCTGCGCAGTCTCTGTCGATGA
- a CDS encoding hydrogenase accessory protein HypA: protein MHELSLVQGLLRQLADLAGKHGATSVSRVKVEIGPLSGIVVDSFCFGFEVLAVEDELTQRAILEIVVPPLQYQCCHCGSSCPATTTMPDSCPRCGTTLLVPAGGDGIVLLQVEME, encoded by the coding sequence ATGCACGAACTGTCACTGGTGCAGGGGCTGCTGCGGCAGCTAGCTGACCTTGCCGGAAAACATGGCGCGACGTCCGTCAGCCGGGTAAAGGTGGAGATTGGACCGTTGTCAGGCATCGTGGTCGATTCCTTTTGTTTCGGATTTGAGGTGTTGGCCGTGGAGGATGAGTTGACGCAACGGGCAATACTTGAGATTGTCGTGCCGCCCCTGCAGTATCAATGCTGCCATTGCGGCAGTTCTTGTCCGGCAACAACGACCATGCCGGACAGCTGCCCCCGTTGCGGCACGACGTTACTGGTGCCGGCAGGGGGCGACGGCATCGTGCTGTTGCAGGTGGAGATGGAGTGA
- a CDS encoding hydrogenase maturation endopeptidase, which produces MTARKKKVGILGIGNLLLGDEGFGVHVIRYLEEHYAFPEQVRLLDGGTAGIYMAPFLEEVDLLLVVDVVAVDGVPGSIHLFNGNDLKGAGLQLRMSPHQLGLLEVLEISRLRELAPEEVTFIGVVPAKVEISMILSETMAGKVVEVAEMIVATLAREGIHARTVTGAGAAAAAS; this is translated from the coding sequence ATGACTGCACGGAAAAAAAAGGTCGGCATTCTCGGCATCGGCAACCTGCTTCTCGGGGATGAAGGATTCGGCGTCCATGTCATCCGCTATCTTGAAGAACACTACGCATTCCCGGAGCAGGTTCGGCTGCTTGACGGCGGCACTGCCGGCATCTACATGGCCCCTTTTCTGGAGGAGGTTGACCTTCTCCTCGTGGTTGACGTGGTGGCGGTGGACGGGGTGCCCGGCTCAATTCATCTTTTCAATGGCAATGACCTGAAAGGGGCGGGCCTCCAGTTGCGCATGTCCCCGCATCAGCTCGGATTGCTCGAGGTTTTGGAAATCAGCCGACTGCGAGAGCTGGCGCCGGAGGAGGTGACCTTCATCGGCGTGGTGCCAGCGAAGGTGGAAATTTCCATGATACTGTCGGAGACAATGGCCGGTAAAGTGGTTGAGGTGGCGGAGATGATTGTCGCCACCCTGGCGAGGGAAGGAATTCATGCACGAACTGTCACTGGTGCAGGGGCTGCTGCGGCAGCTAGCTGA